One genomic region from Sorangium aterium encodes:
- a CDS encoding universal stress protein, whose protein sequence is MKTLLLAHDFNATSEIALDTAIELARKLSAKIVVAHVYSVPVYSFPEGSSLIPSAEDAARIADAAQRSLDQVLERRRATPGVEISGVLRAGVPDEEISRLADEIGADMIVIGTHARGAVARALLGSVAQRVVRSAKVPVLSIRGPQPA, encoded by the coding sequence ATGAAGACCCTCCTCCTGGCCCATGACTTCAACGCGACCTCCGAGATCGCCCTCGACACGGCGATCGAGCTCGCCCGCAAGCTGTCCGCGAAGATCGTCGTGGCGCACGTGTACAGCGTGCCCGTGTACAGCTTCCCGGAAGGCTCGTCCCTGATCCCCTCGGCCGAGGACGCCGCGCGCATCGCCGATGCGGCGCAGCGGAGCCTCGATCAAGTGCTCGAGCGCCGGCGCGCCACGCCCGGCGTCGAGATCTCGGGCGTGCTGCGCGCCGGCGTCCCCGACGAAGAGATCTCCCGCCTCGCGGACGAGATCGGCGCCGACATGATCGTGATCGGGACACACGCGCGCGGCGCCGTCGCGCGGGCGCTGCTCGGCAGCGTTGCGCAGCGGGTGGTGAGATCGGCAAAGGTCCCGGTCCTGTCCATACGAGGACCACAACCGGCCTGA
- a CDS encoding DUF2079 domain-containing protein, translated as MLDNHRTRLNSALAKVDGALERLARAALTLAPWPILYGMSIAVTAWVFTHPSRLAQLDTNKLTEVERRWMAGGVAAAIVGVGLAYFLVMLARRARTRSWDFMRTVGRVNRALVPLLAFPFIAALKLPNIEKDSPKTAIFFAVLAAVATGAGAYAWGRGERLSPRFDDASELDGAPSQGPRARDGRALAMAARWLAPVALLAMWAGYALFFSRLAITNHHALHTRTPDLGYYDNIFYQSVHGRPLGCSWLRAGYHGSAHFDPLLVLLSPLYLIYPRAEFLLIFQSVWLGAGVVPVYLLARDKLAHRGKALLLAAVWAIYPALHGANMYEFHSLALISPLVVWLLYAYETGRNRLYWFTFAVLLLCREDVPLLMCFVGLYAILDRRPGRTRLGWVTIAMSLVYFVIVKLFFMTSPGIIMSGKDAYSYAYYYEELIPNRSGLSGLLVSLLTNPIFALKLLTEEPKIIFLLQLFVPLCFLPFLAKPGRWMLAYGLMFCLLASRDAVFSIAFQYSSILFPIAFALTPIALKRVEGSASAYPGLDGRRLSRALLAAMLVASALMSWKFGGLVENASFKGGFSRVARKLTPDQEATYAWVRQQADAIPRDAVVGATSKMGPHVSNRKEAYFYPGDRAAAVQYVLLDEGELKGKDLERHNAAVKRGELEELSRLKKMALFKRVKPPSKAQPPAPAASDEPPTGDPPPELRKPDRKDGGAPPAPSSTAEQDEDPPPGP; from the coding sequence ATGCTAGACAACCACCGCACCAGGCTGAACAGCGCGCTCGCCAAGGTCGACGGCGCCCTCGAGCGGCTCGCGCGTGCCGCCTTGACCCTGGCGCCGTGGCCGATCCTCTACGGCATGAGCATCGCCGTGACGGCCTGGGTCTTCACCCACCCGAGCCGGCTCGCGCAGCTCGACACGAACAAGCTGACCGAGGTCGAGCGCCGCTGGATGGCCGGCGGCGTCGCCGCCGCCATCGTGGGGGTCGGGCTCGCCTACTTCCTCGTGATGCTGGCGCGGCGGGCCCGCACCCGGTCGTGGGACTTCATGCGCACCGTGGGCCGCGTCAACCGCGCCCTGGTCCCCCTGCTCGCGTTCCCGTTCATCGCCGCGCTCAAGCTCCCCAACATCGAGAAGGACAGCCCGAAGACCGCGATCTTCTTCGCCGTCCTCGCCGCCGTGGCCACGGGCGCGGGCGCCTACGCCTGGGGCCGCGGCGAGCGGCTCTCGCCCAGGTTCGATGACGCGTCCGAGCTCGACGGCGCGCCCTCGCAAGGGCCGCGCGCTCGTGACGGCCGCGCTCTCGCCATGGCCGCGCGGTGGCTCGCGCCGGTCGCCCTGCTCGCGATGTGGGCGGGCTACGCCCTCTTCTTCTCCCGGCTCGCGATCACCAACCACCACGCGCTGCACACCCGGACGCCCGATCTCGGGTACTACGACAACATCTTCTACCAGTCGGTCCACGGGAGGCCGCTCGGCTGCTCCTGGCTCAGGGCCGGCTACCACGGGTCCGCGCACTTCGACCCGCTCCTCGTCCTGCTCTCGCCGCTCTACCTCATCTATCCGAGGGCGGAGTTCCTCCTCATCTTCCAGTCCGTGTGGCTCGGCGCCGGCGTCGTCCCCGTCTACCTGCTCGCGCGCGACAAGCTCGCTCACCGCGGCAAGGCGCTCCTCCTCGCCGCGGTGTGGGCCATCTACCCGGCCCTGCACGGCGCGAACATGTACGAGTTCCACTCGCTCGCGCTGATCTCGCCGCTCGTCGTCTGGCTGCTCTACGCCTACGAGACCGGCAGGAACAGGCTGTACTGGTTCACGTTCGCCGTGCTGCTGCTCTGCCGGGAGGACGTCCCCCTGCTGATGTGCTTCGTCGGGCTCTACGCGATCCTCGACCGGCGCCCGGGCAGGACCCGCCTCGGCTGGGTGACCATCGCGATGAGCCTCGTCTACTTCGTCATCGTGAAGCTGTTCTTCATGACGTCGCCGGGCATCATCATGTCCGGCAAGGACGCTTATTCGTACGCTTACTACTACGAGGAGCTCATACCGAACCGGAGCGGGCTCAGCGGCCTGCTCGTCTCCCTCCTCACGAACCCCATCTTCGCGCTCAAGCTCCTGACGGAGGAGCCGAAGATCATCTTCCTGCTCCAGCTCTTCGTCCCCCTCTGCTTCCTGCCCTTCCTCGCGAAGCCCGGGCGCTGGATGCTCGCCTACGGGCTCATGTTCTGCCTGCTCGCCTCGCGCGACGCGGTGTTCTCGATCGCCTTCCAGTACTCGTCGATCCTCTTCCCCATCGCGTTCGCGCTGACGCCGATCGCCCTCAAGCGGGTGGAGGGCTCCGCGTCGGCGTACCCCGGGCTCGACGGGCGGCGCCTCTCGCGCGCGCTGCTCGCCGCCATGCTCGTGGCGAGCGCGCTGATGTCGTGGAAGTTCGGCGGGCTCGTCGAGAACGCGTCGTTCAAGGGCGGCTTCTCCCGCGTGGCGCGCAAGCTCACGCCCGACCAGGAGGCGACCTACGCCTGGGTCCGCCAGCAGGCGGACGCGATCCCCCGCGACGCCGTGGTCGGCGCGACGAGCAAGATGGGACCGCACGTGTCGAACCGGAAGGAGGCCTATTTCTATCCGGGCGACCGCGCCGCGGCCGTCCAGTACGTGCTGCTCGACGAGGGGGAGCTCAAGGGCAAGGACCTGGAGCGCCACAACGCGGCGGTGAAGCGCGGCGAGCTCGAGGAGCTCAGCCGGCTGAAGAAGATGGCGCTGTTCAAGCGGGTGAAACCGCCGTCGAAGGCGCAGCCGCCGGCCCCGGCGGCCTCCGACGAGCCCCCTACCGGAGACCCGCCCCCGGAGCTACGAAAGCCGGACCGAAAGGACGGCGGCGCGCCGCCTGCGCCCTCCAGCACCGCGGAGCAAGATGAAGACCCTCCTCCTGGCCCATGA
- a CDS encoding lysylphosphatidylglycerol synthase transmembrane domain-containing protein — MHRTALRALIRLIGPLLLVLVVVRMDDRDAVLGAVVSASAGPLALAAALNLVNIHLKVVRWEALLRARGIVYPLRRAWSAYATSLYVGMLTPGRVGDLLRIRYLRHDLGVPYAEGLATIVMDRLCDLYVLAAFVAVGVAHYSAVIVGRLAWVTWGGIALTVLAPLVLLIPGLAERLLLALSRKIAKDPSENAEPGAASRFLVALRAHVGRGLLFTLPVTVATFVVNFVQGYLIARALGISLSFFDVTCLLSIASLLGLLPISVAGAGVREFFFSLIFPALGFTAEHGVSFGLLVFAAMYLILIAIGFVSWQLAPPPTSPASSTPRFG; from the coding sequence ATGCACCGCACCGCCCTGCGCGCCCTCATCCGCCTGATTGGCCCGCTCTTGCTCGTGCTCGTGGTCGTTCGCATGGACGACCGGGACGCGGTGCTCGGCGCGGTCGTGTCGGCCTCGGCTGGCCCGCTCGCGCTCGCGGCGGCGCTGAACCTCGTCAACATCCACCTCAAGGTGGTCCGCTGGGAAGCGCTGCTGCGTGCCCGGGGCATCGTTTATCCGCTTCGGCGTGCGTGGAGCGCCTACGCGACGTCGCTCTACGTCGGCATGCTGACCCCTGGGCGGGTCGGCGATCTGCTCAGGATCCGCTACCTGCGCCACGACCTCGGCGTGCCGTACGCGGAGGGGCTGGCCACCATCGTGATGGACAGGCTGTGTGATCTGTACGTGCTCGCCGCGTTCGTCGCCGTCGGCGTCGCCCATTACAGCGCCGTGATCGTCGGCCGCCTTGCCTGGGTGACGTGGGGTGGAATCGCGCTCACGGTCCTGGCGCCCCTCGTGCTGCTCATCCCCGGGCTGGCCGAGCGCCTGCTCCTCGCCTTGTCGCGCAAGATCGCGAAGGATCCATCGGAGAACGCGGAGCCCGGTGCGGCGAGCCGCTTCCTCGTCGCGCTGCGCGCTCATGTCGGGCGCGGGCTCCTCTTCACGCTGCCGGTCACCGTCGCGACGTTCGTCGTCAACTTCGTGCAGGGCTACCTGATCGCGCGTGCGCTCGGCATATCGCTCTCGTTCTTCGACGTCACCTGCTTGCTCTCCATCGCGAGCCTGCTCGGCCTCTTACCGATCTCGGTCGCTGGCGCAGGTGTCCGTGAGTTCTTCTTCTCCCTCATATTCCCTGCCCTCGGCTTCACCGCCGAGCATGGCGTCAGCTTCGGCCTCCTGGTCTTCGCCGCCATGTACCTCATCCTCATCGCCATCGGCTTCGTGAGCTGGCAGCTGGCTCCCCCACCCACCTCGCCAGCCTCCTCCACCCCCCGATTCGGCTAG
- a CDS encoding glycosyltransferase family 2 protein, giving the protein MAPSIAPAASAAPHVSVVVPGLNEAESLTELAQRVDQALKGRFSYEIIFVDDGSTDDSWGVISRIRAENPLVKGIRLRKNFGKATALTAGFRKARGTVVVTMDADLQDDPADLPSFIAKVEEGLDVVVGWKVNRLDPANRLVLSRIFNGTVRAVTGVKLHDMNCGFKAYRCEVLRTIPIYGDLFRYIPALAAWQGFRVTEIPVRHHARKYGASRYGLERILRGFFDLLSVMFLTRYSKKPMHLFGLIGLVFAATGVTINAYLTFLWLLGHKIGDRPLLLLGVLMILLGIQFFSMGFIGEFLTFQMQQRHLADDPPVREELE; this is encoded by the coding sequence ATGGCGCCTTCCATCGCGCCGGCCGCCTCGGCGGCGCCGCACGTCTCGGTGGTCGTGCCGGGGCTGAACGAGGCGGAGAGCCTGACGGAGCTCGCGCAGCGGGTGGATCAGGCGTTGAAAGGGCGCTTCTCCTACGAGATCATCTTCGTGGACGACGGCAGCACGGACGACAGCTGGGGCGTCATCTCCAGGATCCGCGCGGAGAACCCGCTCGTGAAGGGGATCCGGCTGCGGAAGAACTTCGGCAAGGCGACGGCGCTCACGGCCGGGTTCCGCAAGGCGAGGGGCACAGTGGTCGTCACGATGGATGCCGATCTCCAGGATGACCCGGCCGATCTGCCGAGCTTCATCGCCAAGGTCGAGGAGGGCCTCGACGTCGTGGTGGGCTGGAAGGTCAACCGGCTCGACCCCGCCAATCGCCTCGTCCTGTCCCGGATCTTCAACGGGACCGTCCGCGCGGTCACGGGCGTGAAGCTCCACGACATGAACTGTGGCTTCAAGGCCTACCGTTGCGAGGTGCTGCGCACCATCCCGATCTACGGAGATCTCTTCCGGTACATCCCGGCGCTCGCCGCCTGGCAAGGCTTCCGCGTCACGGAGATCCCGGTGCGCCACCACGCCCGCAAGTACGGCGCCTCGCGCTACGGACTGGAGCGCATCCTGCGCGGCTTCTTCGACCTGCTCAGCGTCATGTTCCTGACGCGTTACTCGAAGAAACCGATGCACCTCTTCGGCCTCATCGGCCTGGTCTTCGCGGCGACCGGGGTGACCATCAACGCGTATTTGACGTTCCTCTGGCTGCTCGGTCACAAGATCGGCGACCGGCCGCTGCTCCTCCTCGGCGTGCTGATGATCCTCCTCGGCATCCAGTTCTTCTCGATGGGTTTCATCGGCGAGTTCCTCACCTTCCAGATGCAGCAGCGCCACCTGGCAGACGATCCGCCCGTGCGCGAGGAGCTCGAGTGA
- a CDS encoding DUF434 domain-containing protein has translation MTACRWDVEAGDVAGEHSGAPRGGHPDDARLFGPDAVRTLRVAFEEVTWLLGRGYPLRTAIRTAGDHHQLAARQRLALQRAACSDAQRASRLARCAPSSSLQGAEANIDGFNLIITLEVALAGGLLVRGPEGALRDLAGLRGSYAPIAETDTAIDRIGDALSGAGAARARFLLDAAVPSSGRLRARILERLGGAPVSIEATLVPDPDRLLAGAAGVISSDSVVLDRCVRWVNLADEIVGARVPAARVVELLPRGGAAGA, from the coding sequence GTGACGGCGTGCCGGTGGGACGTGGAGGCGGGTGACGTGGCGGGCGAACACAGCGGCGCGCCGCGCGGCGGGCACCCGGACGATGCGCGGCTGTTCGGCCCTGATGCCGTCCGGACGTTGCGCGTGGCCTTCGAGGAAGTGACGTGGCTCCTCGGCCGCGGCTATCCGCTGCGCACCGCGATCCGGACCGCCGGCGACCACCACCAGCTGGCCGCACGCCAGCGCCTCGCGCTGCAGCGAGCCGCTTGCTCGGACGCGCAGCGGGCGTCGCGCCTCGCGCGCTGCGCGCCGTCCTCGTCGCTCCAGGGCGCGGAGGCGAACATCGACGGCTTCAACCTGATCATCACCCTGGAGGTGGCGCTCGCGGGCGGGCTGCTCGTGCGCGGGCCGGAGGGGGCGCTCCGCGATCTCGCGGGGCTGCGCGGCAGCTACGCGCCGATCGCGGAGACCGACACCGCCATCGATCGCATCGGCGACGCGCTGTCCGGCGCCGGCGCGGCGCGCGCGCGCTTTCTGCTCGACGCAGCCGTCCCCAGCTCCGGGCGGCTGCGCGCGCGGATCCTGGAGCGGCTCGGCGGCGCGCCCGTCTCGATCGAGGCGACGCTCGTTCCCGATCCCGACCGCCTCCTCGCGGGGGCGGCGGGCGTGATCTCGTCCGACAGCGTCGTCCTCGATCGCTGCGTGCGCTGGGTCAACCTCGCGGACGAGATCGTGGGCGCGCGCGTGCCGGCGGCGCGCGTGGTCGAGCTCCTCCCTCGCGGAGGCGCTGCGGGCGCGTGA
- a CDS encoding NAD-dependent epimerase/dehydratase family protein: MRCLVTGVAGFIGSHLAERLIELGHEVLGVDRFTDYYARELKEGNLARLRGEPRFALSTADLATDDLRPLLSDREIVFHQAAQAGVRPSWGQSFEVYLRDNVLATQRLLEATRAHGQVRKLVYASSSSVYGDPSGDTGDVPMHESSRTAPHSPYGVTKLAAEQLCELYRRNFGLPTISLRYFTVYGPRQRPDMAFHRFIAAVLKGEPVRVYGDGEQMRDFTYVSDAVQANVDAMEGGAVGVFNIGGGSRVSLNDALRLLEELAGPVRVERGEPQPGDVRRTWADTAAAQAALRYVPRVPLREGLAAQVAWQTRRLGLCR; encoded by the coding sequence ATGCGTTGTCTGGTGACGGGGGTGGCCGGATTCATCGGCTCCCACCTGGCGGAGCGGTTGATCGAGCTCGGGCACGAGGTGCTGGGCGTGGACCGCTTCACCGACTACTACGCCCGCGAGCTCAAGGAGGGGAACCTGGCACGGCTGCGCGGCGAACCGCGCTTCGCGCTCTCGACGGCCGACCTCGCGACAGACGATCTCCGCCCGCTGCTCTCGGACCGCGAGATCGTCTTCCACCAGGCGGCGCAGGCGGGTGTGCGCCCGAGCTGGGGACAGAGCTTCGAGGTCTACCTGCGCGACAACGTGCTCGCGACGCAGCGGCTGCTGGAGGCGACCAGGGCGCACGGCCAGGTGCGCAAGCTCGTCTATGCCTCGTCCTCCTCCGTCTACGGCGACCCCTCCGGCGACACGGGGGATGTGCCCATGCACGAATCCAGCCGGACCGCACCGCACTCGCCCTACGGGGTCACGAAGCTCGCCGCCGAGCAGCTCTGCGAGCTCTACCGGCGCAACTTCGGCCTGCCCACGATCTCCCTCCGGTACTTCACGGTGTACGGCCCCAGGCAGCGCCCCGACATGGCGTTTCACCGGTTCATCGCCGCCGTGCTGAAGGGCGAGCCGGTCCGCGTGTACGGCGACGGCGAGCAGATGCGCGATTTCACGTACGTGAGCGACGCGGTGCAGGCCAACGTCGACGCCATGGAGGGCGGCGCGGTCGGCGTGTTCAACATCGGCGGCGGCTCGCGGGTGAGCCTCAACGACGCGCTCAGGCTGCTGGAAGAGCTCGCAGGACCCGTACGCGTCGAGCGGGGAGAGCCTCAGCCCGGCGACGTCCGGCGCACCTGGGCGGACACCGCGGCGGCGCAGGCGGCGCTCCGGTACGTGCCCCGGGTGCCCCTGCGCGAGGGGCTCGCGGCGCAGGTCGCCTGGCAGACGAGGCGGCTCGGGCTCTGCCGGTGA
- a CDS encoding sulfate/molybdate ABC transporter ATP-binding protein, giving the protein MGIVVEQLTKRFGPNKVVDDVSFEIESGALVALLGPSGGGKSTVLRIIAGLESPDSGEVILNGKKATTTRVQDRNIGFVFQNYALFRHMSVRDNIGFGLSIRKRPRKEIATTVDELLSLVQLDGLGGRFPHELSGGQRQRVALARALAPGSSLLLLDEPFGALDAKVRLELREWIRRLHKERGITSVFVTHDQEEAMDLADRVIVLHKGRVEQIGTPEEIYDRPSTEFVASFVGSINVLKGEVRDGQAALGTLAVHAPPGTGDGASVRAFVRPHDIEVHTRIDSSKTPAADDASVARVERLSRVGWMVKAELRLSDGQPLSVELTKDRVAELGLSEGDRVLVNLRDAKIFVQDYSI; this is encoded by the coding sequence ATGGGAATTGTTGTCGAGCAGCTCACGAAGCGGTTCGGTCCAAACAAGGTGGTCGATGACGTCTCGTTCGAGATCGAGAGCGGCGCGCTGGTCGCGCTCCTCGGTCCGAGCGGAGGTGGCAAGAGCACCGTCCTGCGCATCATCGCCGGGCTCGAGAGCCCCGACTCCGGCGAGGTCATCCTGAACGGCAAGAAGGCGACGACCACCCGCGTCCAGGATCGGAACATCGGCTTCGTCTTCCAGAACTACGCGCTGTTCAGGCACATGAGCGTGCGTGACAACATCGGCTTCGGCCTCTCCATCCGGAAGCGGCCACGGAAGGAGATCGCGACCACCGTCGACGAGCTCCTCAGCCTCGTGCAGCTCGACGGGCTCGGCGGCAGGTTCCCGCACGAGCTCTCCGGCGGCCAGCGGCAGCGCGTCGCGCTGGCGCGTGCGCTCGCGCCAGGCTCGTCGCTGCTCCTGCTCGACGAGCCGTTCGGGGCGCTCGACGCCAAGGTCCGCCTCGAGCTGCGCGAGTGGATCCGGAGGCTCCACAAGGAGAGAGGGATCACGAGCGTCTTCGTGACCCACGACCAGGAAGAGGCGATGGACCTCGCCGATCGGGTCATCGTGCTGCACAAGGGGCGGGTCGAGCAGATCGGCACCCCGGAGGAGATCTACGACCGGCCGTCGACCGAGTTCGTCGCGAGCTTCGTCGGATCGATCAACGTGCTCAAGGGGGAGGTGCGCGACGGCCAGGCGGCGCTCGGGACCCTCGCGGTGCACGCTCCCCCCGGGACCGGCGACGGCGCGAGCGTGCGCGCCTTCGTACGTCCGCATGACATCGAGGTACACACCCGGATCGACTCCTCGAAGACGCCCGCCGCCGACGATGCCAGCGTCGCGCGCGTCGAGCGGCTGTCGCGGGTCGGGTGGATGGTCAAGGCAGAGCTCCGCCTCTCCGATGGCCAGCCGCTCTCCGTGGAGCTGACCAAGGATCGCGTCGCCGAGCTCGGCCTGTCCGAGGGGGACAGGGTGCTGGTAAATCTCCGAGACGCCAAGATCTTCGTGCAAGATTACTCCATCTAA
- the cysK gene encoding cysteine synthase A yields MASIFDDIAATIGRTPLVRLSSAGKGLRAELIGKVESRNPGGSVKDRIGLAMVEDAERQGKLKSGSVLVEPTSGNTGLALAMIAAAKGYRLILTMPESMSPERIALLRAFGVDVLLTPGSLMVQAVARARQIVEETPGAVMLQQFENPANPAAHRVTTAREIWEDTDGTVDVVVAGVGTGGTITGVGEVLKQKKPGVKMIAVEPRNAAVLSGGRVGAHLIQGIGAGFVPKILRRELIDEVVPVSEDESFDAARRLAKTEGILVGISGGAAMAAALSIAARDEMQGKRIVVILPDGGERYVTSPLFKELVGCARAAAPR; encoded by the coding sequence GTGGCTTCAATCTTCGACGACATCGCGGCGACGATCGGGCGCACCCCGCTCGTCCGCCTGAGCTCTGCGGGAAAGGGTCTGCGCGCCGAGCTGATCGGCAAGGTCGAGAGCCGGAACCCTGGCGGCAGCGTCAAGGATCGCATCGGCCTCGCGATGGTCGAGGACGCCGAGCGGCAGGGCAAGCTGAAGAGCGGCAGCGTCCTCGTCGAGCCGACGAGCGGCAACACGGGCCTCGCGCTGGCGATGATCGCCGCGGCCAAGGGCTACCGGCTGATCCTCACGATGCCGGAGTCGATGAGCCCGGAGCGGATCGCGCTGCTCCGGGCGTTCGGGGTCGATGTGCTGCTGACGCCCGGGTCGCTCATGGTGCAGGCCGTCGCGCGGGCGCGCCAGATCGTGGAAGAGACGCCCGGCGCGGTGATGCTCCAGCAGTTCGAGAACCCGGCGAACCCCGCCGCGCACCGCGTGACGACCGCGCGCGAGATCTGGGAGGACACGGACGGGACGGTCGACGTCGTGGTCGCCGGCGTGGGGACCGGCGGGACGATCACCGGCGTGGGCGAGGTGCTCAAGCAGAAGAAGCCGGGCGTGAAGATGATCGCGGTCGAGCCCAGGAACGCGGCCGTGCTGAGCGGCGGCCGCGTGGGCGCGCACCTGATCCAGGGCATCGGCGCGGGCTTCGTCCCGAAGATCCTCCGGCGCGAGCTCATCGACGAGGTGGTGCCCGTGTCCGAGGACGAGTCCTTCGACGCCGCGCGCCGGCTCGCCAAGACCGAGGGCATCCTCGTCGGCATCTCCGGCGGCGCGGCGATGGCGGCGGCGCTGTCGATCGCGGCGCGCGACGAGATGCAGGGGAAGAGGATCGTGGTGATCCTTCCCGACGGCGGGGAGCGGTACGTCACCTCGCCGCTCTTCAAGGAGCTCGTCGGCTGCGCTCGCGCGGCCGCGCCCCGCTGA
- a CDS encoding AAA family ATPase, whose protein sequence is MAAESGAGIDGGQGTAPASFEARLDLAQRTSARLREAIGQAVVGQDDVIEQTLWGILAGGHVLLEGAPGLGKTLLVRTIAGCLDLAFSRIQFTPDLMPSDVTGTNVLVAAADGSRHFSLHKGPIFGQVILADEINRATPKTQSALLEAMQEHACTIAGTRYAMEEPFFVLATENPIEMEGTYPLPEAQLDRFLLKVLVPSPTEDEMTEILARTTGHDRGPPPRVLTRDDVLSLRSLCRDIAVAEPVMRYASRLTRASDPAAEGAPEIVRRSLRFGAGVRGAQSLVLAAKAVALLQGRAHVAFADVQRVAKPVLRHRMIRSFEGEAEGITTDQVIAALLSAIEARPEPVAQAIRR, encoded by the coding sequence ATGGCGGCGGAATCAGGCGCGGGTATTGACGGCGGGCAGGGTACGGCCCCCGCCTCCTTCGAGGCGAGGCTCGATCTCGCCCAGCGGACGAGCGCGCGGCTGCGAGAGGCGATCGGGCAGGCCGTGGTCGGGCAGGACGACGTCATCGAGCAGACGCTCTGGGGGATCCTCGCGGGAGGGCACGTCCTCCTCGAGGGGGCGCCCGGGCTGGGCAAGACGCTCCTCGTCAGGACCATCGCCGGCTGCCTGGATCTCGCGTTCTCGCGCATCCAGTTCACCCCGGATCTCATGCCGAGCGACGTGACCGGCACGAACGTGCTCGTCGCGGCGGCGGACGGCTCGCGCCACTTCTCGCTGCACAAGGGGCCGATCTTCGGGCAGGTGATCCTGGCCGACGAGATCAACCGGGCGACGCCGAAGACGCAGAGCGCGCTGCTCGAGGCCATGCAGGAGCACGCGTGCACCATCGCGGGCACGCGGTACGCGATGGAGGAGCCGTTCTTCGTGCTGGCCACCGAGAACCCGATCGAGATGGAAGGGACTTACCCCCTGCCGGAGGCGCAGCTCGATCGGTTCCTGCTCAAGGTGCTCGTGCCGAGCCCGACCGAGGACGAGATGACCGAGATCCTCGCCCGGACCACGGGCCACGATCGCGGGCCGCCGCCGCGGGTGCTCACCCGCGACGACGTGCTCTCGCTGCGATCGCTCTGCCGCGACATCGCGGTCGCCGAGCCCGTCATGCGGTACGCGTCGCGGCTCACGCGGGCGAGCGATCCGGCGGCCGAGGGGGCGCCCGAGATCGTGCGGAGGTCGCTCCGGTTCGGCGCCGGCGTGCGCGGCGCGCAGTCGCTGGTGCTGGCCGCGAAGGCCGTGGCGCTCCTCCAGGGAAGGGCGCACGTCGCCTTCGCCGACGTGCAGCGGGTCGCGAAGCCGGTGCTCCGCCACCGGATGATCCGGTCCTTCGAGGGCGAGGCGGAGGGGATCACGACAGATCAGGTGATCGCGGCGCTCCTCTCCGCGATAGAGGCGCGCCCCGAGCCCGTGGCGCAGGCGATCCGGCGATGA
- a CDS encoding ABC transporter ATP-binding protein codes for MSAALGGAPLSTAAAQIERLRPTIRVRHLSHRFGALDVLKDVTFDVGPGEIFGFIGPNGAGKTTTIRVMATLLEPMAGRVEIDGVDVTIDPAAVRRSIGYMPDHAGVYDRITVREYLEFFADAFRVPSLDVVDAVLELTDLGKIQDRIVATMSKGMKQRLQLGRILLHDPKVLILDEPASDLDPRARIEIRDLLLELRSLGKTIFLSSHILTELSDVCTSIGILEKGRLVVAGPIGEIAARLEAVRAAQAHGHAPPRHAVVPGAYGAQAHGHAPPRHGPGAATPDGAPTDPAAVDRSQADGPPPGYGPHPPHAAGLASAGQAAYPALSQISRRKVKVRVLGDPEAAAFLVRGGPGITDVDIVAGAVHVGYVGTDVKIAEIVQHLVRSGVGVIGVEPERNELERIFLEVTQGEVQ; via the coding sequence GTGAGCGCGGCGCTCGGCGGCGCTCCGCTCTCCACGGCCGCGGCGCAGATCGAGCGGCTTCGGCCGACGATCCGCGTCCGGCACCTCTCGCACCGCTTCGGCGCGCTCGACGTGCTGAAGGACGTCACCTTCGACGTGGGCCCCGGCGAGATCTTCGGCTTCATCGGGCCGAACGGCGCGGGCAAGACGACGACGATCCGGGTCATGGCGACCTTGCTCGAGCCCATGGCAGGGCGGGTCGAGATCGACGGCGTCGACGTGACGATCGACCCCGCGGCTGTCCGTCGCAGCATCGGGTACATGCCGGATCACGCCGGCGTCTACGACAGGATCACGGTGCGCGAGTACCTCGAGTTCTTCGCGGACGCCTTCCGGGTGCCGTCGCTCGACGTGGTCGACGCCGTCCTGGAGCTGACCGACCTCGGCAAGATCCAGGACCGGATCGTCGCCACGATGTCCAAGGGGATGAAGCAGCGCCTCCAGCTCGGGAGGATCCTGCTGCACGATCCGAAGGTCCTTATCCTGGACGAGCCGGCCAGCGATCTCGATCCGCGCGCGCGCATCGAGATCCGCGATCTCTTGCTCGAGCTCCGGAGCCTGGGGAAGACGATCTTCCTCTCGTCGCACATCCTCACGGAGCTCTCCGACGTGTGCACGTCGATCGGCATCCTCGAGAAGGGCCGCCTCGTCGTCGCCGGGCCGATCGGGGAGATCGCCGCGCGCCTCGAGGCGGTGCGCGCGGCGCAGGCGCACGGGCACGCGCCGCCGCGCCACGCCGTCGTGCCGGGCGCGTACGGGGCGCAGGCGCACGGGCATGCGCCGCCGCGGCACGGACCCGGGGCGGCCACGCCCGACGGCGCGCCGACGGATCCGGCAGCCGTCGATCGCTCGCAGGCCGACGGTCCGCCGCCCGGATACGGCCCGCACCCGCCGCACGCCGCTGGGCTGGCGAGCGCCGGGCAGGCGGCCTATCCGGCGCTCTCGCAGATCTCCCGGCGCAAGGTCAAGGTGCGGGTCCTCGGCGATCCCGAGGCAGCGGCCTTCCTGGTCAGGGGCGGGCCGGGGATCACCGACGTCGACATCGTCGCCGGAGCCGTTCACGTCGGCTACGTGGGCACCGACGTGAAGATCGCCGAGATCGTCCAGCACCTCGTGCGCAGCGGCGTCGGCGTGATCGGCGTCGAGCCGGAGCGCAATGAGCTCGAGAGGATCTTCCTGGAGGTCACGCAAGGAGAGGTGCAGTGA